A region of Lycium barbarum isolate Lr01 chromosome 1, ASM1917538v2, whole genome shotgun sequence DNA encodes the following proteins:
- the LOC132630086 gene encoding transcription factor TCP4-like codes for MKKATGGEIVQVEGGHILRSTGRKDRHSKVYTAKGPRDRRVRLSAHTAIQFYDVQDRLGYDRPSKAVDWLIKKAKNAIDKLAELPPWNPNEDVANNLPRSDETHDVGSIGNIALEPHEPLSNSSSGLLFQRQVAENPSSSSSYMMPEPVAESQFVADTSKSFFPMNSGTSLTNFLSFPHDIVMSRDSIQADDQDLGLSLHTNLHDQNSNHSPNNPALSFEATYDNNNPIIGNWIIPHQPFFSQGGTYSQIREPLQSNFSQLIHHAWEQRLMASEVHQSSISNSHFNGDFQFHGEEVNGVVCITPSCGSSSSHH; via the exons ATGAAGAAAGCCACAGGAGGAGAAATAGTACAAGTTGAAGGAGGTCACATTCTCCGGTCCACCGGTCGAAAAGACCGGCATAGCAAAGTCTATACTGCAAAAGGTCCAAGAGATCGTAGGGTCCGGTTATCTGCTCACACTGCTATTCAATTCTATGACGTGCAG GATCGATTAGGCTATGACAGGCCAAGCAAAGCTGTGGATTGGCTAATCAAGAAGGCAAAAAATGCCATTGATAAGCTAGCTGAGTTACCTCCATGGAACCCAAATGAAGATGTAGCAAATAACTTACCCAGAAGTGATGAAACTCATGATGTGGGTTCAATTGGGAATATTGCCTTAGAACCTCATGAACCACTCTCAAATTCTTCTTCTGG ATTGTTGTTCCAAAGGCAAGTAGCAGAAAATCCGAGCAGTAGTTCTTCATACATGATGCCGGAGCCAGTAGCTGAGTCACAATTTGTTGCAGATACCTCGAAATCGTTCTTCCCGATGAATTCAGGGACATCATTAACAAATTTCCTAAGTTTTCCACATGATATTGTAATGTCAAGAGACTCAATCCAGGCTGATGATCAAGATCTTGGTTTATCACTTCACACCAATTTACATGACCAAAATTCCAACCATAGTCCAAATAATCCAGCACTTAGCTTTGAAGCAACTTATGATAATAATAATCCAATAATTGGAAATTGGATAATACCCCATCAACCATTTTTCTCCCAAGGGGGTACATATTCTCAAATTAGGGAACCCCTTCAGTCCAATTTCTCACAATTGATTCATCATGCTTGGGAACAAAGGCTAATGGCAAGTGAAGTACATCAATCATCAATTTCCAATAGCCATTTCAATGGAGATTTTCAATTTCATGGTGAAGAAGTGAATGGAGTTGTCTGCATTACGCCCTCTTGTGGATCTTCAAGCTCTCATCATTGA